In Piscinibacter sp. HJYY11, one genomic interval encodes:
- a CDS encoding DUF934 domain-containing protein, translating to MKFIDPTRDRWHTVTGEDGPLVTVTHTPYSLLTHSQWLGVRAQWPQDVPVGVIFPNDADIEELEADLPRLSLIALQFPKWVDGRAYSQAHILRSRYRYTGEIRATGEALVDMVSLMQRTGFDAVALRADQSIEAAERALRFFPGYYQGDVNERRPLFARPAGEEYAKEEFNQAGSSI from the coding sequence ATGAAGTTCATCGACCCCACCCGCGATCGCTGGCACACCGTGACCGGTGAAGACGGCCCGCTCGTCACCGTCACCCACACGCCTTACAGCCTGCTCACGCACAGTCAGTGGCTGGGCGTGCGCGCCCAATGGCCGCAGGACGTGCCCGTCGGCGTGATCTTCCCGAACGATGCCGACATCGAAGAGCTCGAAGCCGACCTCCCGCGCCTGAGCCTCATCGCGCTGCAGTTCCCCAAGTGGGTGGATGGCCGCGCCTACAGCCAGGCGCACATCCTGCGCTCGCGCTATCGCTACACGGGCGAGATCCGCGCCACCGGCGAGGCGCTGGTCGACATGGTCTCGCTGATGCAGCGCACCGGCTTCGATGCCGTCGCCCTGCGCGCCGACCAGTCGATCGAAGCCGCCGAGCGCGCGCTGCGTTTCTTCCCGGGCTACTACCAGGGCGACGTGAACGAGCGTCGGCCGCTCTTCGCCCGCCCCGCGGGCGAGGAATACGCGAAGGAAGAATTCAACCAGGCAGGTTCGTCGATATGA
- a CDS encoding thioesterase family protein gives MSTPRPQPDGREAYRHFAPIATRWEDNDAYGHLNNVVYYSLFDTAVNRYLIEAGALDIHKGRTIGLVVETHCNYFASVEFPQMVEAGIRVAHMGASSVRYEIGIFATGEPLCAARGHFVHVYVDRDTRRPVPLPDTLQNALQELKV, from the coding sequence ATGAGCACCCCCCGCCCCCAGCCCGATGGCCGCGAGGCCTACCGTCACTTCGCGCCGATCGCCACCCGCTGGGAGGACAACGACGCCTACGGCCACCTCAACAACGTCGTCTACTACAGTCTCTTCGACACCGCGGTGAACCGCTACCTCATCGAGGCCGGTGCGCTCGACATCCACAAGGGCCGCACCATCGGCCTCGTGGTCGAGACGCACTGCAACTACTTCGCGTCGGTCGAGTTTCCGCAGATGGTGGAGGCCGGCATCCGCGTGGCGCACATGGGCGCGTCGAGCGTGCGCTACGAGATCGGCATCTTCGCGACCGGCGAGCCGCTGTGCGCCGCACGCGGCCATTTCGTCCATGTCTATGTGGACCGCGACACGCGCCGCCCCGTGCCACTGCCCGACACCCTTCAGAACGCGTTGCAGGAGCTCAAGGTTTGA
- a CDS encoding nitrite/sulfite reductase: MYQYTSFDTQFVKQRAAQFRDQLERNLAGKLSDDEFRALRLQNGWYIQRHAPMARIAVPYGELSSTQLRMLARIAREFDRSYAHFTTRQNIQYNWIPLPKAADVMDLLASVSMHGIQTSGNCIRNITSDCFAGVAADEIVDPRPYCEILRQWSTLHPEFAHLPRKFKIAVSGAKEDRAAIAWHDIGLQLLKNDKGEVGFKVLVGGGMGRTPIIGTVISEFTPWQNILVFIEAIVRVYNRYGRRDNMYKARIKILVKAEGQKFIDAVAKEYKDILERDLDGASHILTQAEFDRVNACFVRPAGVASIPNSKLHVPADAPDAFKRWTERNVHAHQVPGYRAVTLSLKRTGQAPGDATDTQMELAADLADKFSSGELRVSHDQNLVLPWVKESDLFALWQEAKAASFATPNIGLLTDMIACPGGDFCALANARSIPIAADITERFDDIDELYDIGDIDLHISGCINSCGHHHSGHIGILGVDKDGKEWYQVSLGGLDGSAIGGHASTPGKVIGPSFAAEEVADVIEAVIDTYREQRSSAAERFIDTVKRIGLDPFKTAANAQRRATAQQA; the protein is encoded by the coding sequence ATGTACCAGTACACCTCTTTCGACACGCAATTCGTCAAGCAACGTGCGGCCCAGTTCCGCGACCAGCTCGAGCGCAACCTCGCCGGCAAGCTGAGCGATGACGAATTCCGTGCCCTGCGCCTGCAAAACGGCTGGTACATCCAGCGCCATGCGCCGATGGCCCGCATCGCCGTGCCGTACGGCGAGTTGAGCAGCACGCAGCTGCGCATGCTGGCGCGCATCGCGCGCGAGTTCGACCGCAGCTACGCCCACTTCACCACCCGGCAGAACATCCAGTACAACTGGATCCCGCTGCCCAAGGCGGCTGACGTGATGGACCTGCTGGCCTCGGTGTCGATGCACGGCATCCAGACCAGCGGCAACTGCATCCGCAACATCACGAGCGACTGCTTCGCCGGCGTGGCGGCCGACGAGATCGTCGACCCGCGCCCCTACTGCGAGATCCTGCGACAGTGGAGCACGCTGCATCCCGAGTTCGCCCACCTGCCGCGCAAGTTCAAGATCGCCGTCAGCGGCGCGAAGGAAGACCGCGCTGCCATCGCATGGCACGACATCGGCCTGCAGCTGCTCAAGAACGACAAAGGCGAGGTCGGCTTCAAGGTGCTGGTCGGCGGTGGCATGGGCCGCACGCCGATCATCGGCACCGTCATCAGCGAGTTCACGCCCTGGCAGAACATCCTCGTGTTCATCGAGGCGATCGTGCGTGTCTACAACCGCTACGGCCGCCGCGACAACATGTACAAGGCGCGCATCAAGATCCTGGTGAAGGCCGAGGGCCAGAAGTTCATCGACGCCGTCGCCAAGGAATACAAGGACATCCTCGAGCGTGACCTCGACGGTGCCTCGCACATCCTGACGCAGGCCGAGTTCGACCGCGTCAACGCCTGCTTCGTGCGCCCCGCAGGTGTCGCTTCGATTCCGAACAGCAAGCTCCACGTCCCTGCCGACGCGCCCGATGCCTTCAAGCGCTGGACCGAGCGCAACGTGCACGCACACCAGGTGCCCGGCTACCGCGCCGTCACGCTCTCGCTCAAGCGCACCGGCCAGGCCCCGGGTGATGCGACCGACACCCAGATGGAACTGGCCGCCGACCTCGCCGACAAGTTCAGCTCGGGTGAACTGCGCGTCTCGCACGACCAGAACCTCGTGCTGCCCTGGGTGAAGGAAAGCGACCTCTTCGCGCTGTGGCAGGAAGCCAAGGCCGCAAGCTTCGCCACCCCGAACATCGGCCTGCTCACCGACATGATCGCCTGCCCCGGCGGTGACTTCTGCGCGCTGGCCAACGCCCGCTCCATCCCGATCGCGGCCGACATCACCGAGCGCTTCGACGACATCGACGAGCTCTACGACATCGGCGACATCGACCTGCACATCAGCGGCTGCATCAACTCCTGCGGCCACCACCACAGCGGCCACATCGGCATCCTCGGCGTCGACAAGGACGGCAAGGAGTGGTACCAGGTTTCGCTCGGTGGCCTCGACGGCTCGGCCATCGGCGGCCACGCCTCCACGCCGGGCAAGGTGATCGGCCCGTCGTTCGCCGCCGAAGAAGTGGCCGACGTGATCGAAGCCGTGATCGACACCTACCGCGAGCAGCGCAGCAGCGCGGCCGAGCGCTTCATCGACACCGTCAAGCGCATCGGCCTCGACCCCTTCAAGACCGCCGCCAACGCACAGCGCCGCGCCACCGCGCAGCAAGCCTGA
- the phaP gene encoding TIGR01841 family phasin (Members of this family are phasins (small proteins associated with inclusions such as PHA granules). Note that several different families of phasins have been named PhaP despite very little sequence similarity to each other.) gives MLTAEQLIAAHKANVETLFGLTGKAFEGIEKLVELNLQVAKTALGEATENTKAVLSVKDAQELLALQAGLLQPAAEKAAAYGRYVYDIASATSADISKVAEAQATEAQKKFLSLVDTNLKNAPAGTENAVALVKSAVAAANNAYESVHKAAKQAADVAEANFQAITATAVKATQGATTKAKRAA, from the coding sequence ATGCTGACCGCTGAACAACTCATCGCCGCTCACAAGGCCAACGTCGAAACCCTCTTCGGCCTGACCGGCAAGGCGTTCGAAGGCATCGAGAAGCTGGTGGAGTTGAACCTGCAAGTTGCCAAGACCGCACTGGGCGAAGCCACCGAGAACACCAAGGCCGTGCTGTCCGTGAAGGATGCGCAAGAGCTGCTGGCCCTGCAAGCCGGCCTGCTGCAGCCGGCCGCCGAGAAGGCTGCCGCCTATGGCCGCTACGTGTACGACATCGCCTCGGCCACCAGCGCTGACATCAGCAAGGTCGCCGAAGCCCAGGCCACCGAAGCGCAGAAGAAGTTCCTGTCGCTGGTCGACACCAACCTGAAGAACGCTCCCGCCGGCACCGAGAACGCCGTGGCGCTGGTCAAGTCGGCCGTGGCCGCTGCCAACAACGCCTATGAGTCGGTGCACAAGGCTGCCAAGCAAGCTGCCGACGTGGCGGAAGCCAACTTCCAGGCCATCACCGCGACCGCCGTGAAGGCCACGCAAGGTGCGACCACCAAGGCCAAGCGCGCCGCTTGA
- a CDS encoding patatin-like phospholipase family protein, translating to MFDPRALFLCFRWLVVMVAMVTLAACQTAPTVPPVTTPPVVLPPDQPASAPVVIPTRPPRIGLALGGGAARGFAHIGVIQVLEEHGIKVDYVTGTSAGSLVAALYASGRNGAALAAMADQMDESAFADWAFPGRGLIRGEALARYVRDNTGGRTIEQMVVPLGIVATDLDSGQPILFQRGDAGTAVRASSSVPAVFTPVKIGTREYVDGGLVSPVPVRFVKQMGAELVIAVDISAIPDGAPTGDPMRMLLQTFAIMGKSINTFELREADIVLRPKLAGVSSADFSNRKRSIQAGRDAMTAALVELKAKLLVKAR from the coding sequence ATGTTCGATCCACGCGCGCTTTTCCTTTGCTTCCGCTGGCTCGTGGTGATGGTGGCCATGGTGACGCTTGCGGCCTGCCAGACGGCACCGACAGTCCCGCCCGTGACCACGCCGCCGGTGGTTCTACCGCCGGACCAGCCTGCCTCGGCACCGGTCGTCATCCCCACCCGGCCGCCGCGCATCGGGCTGGCGCTTGGAGGGGGCGCCGCGCGCGGTTTCGCCCACATCGGTGTGATCCAGGTGCTGGAGGAGCACGGCATCAAGGTGGACTACGTCACGGGCACCTCGGCCGGCAGCCTGGTTGCGGCGCTGTATGCCTCGGGGCGCAATGGCGCGGCGCTGGCGGCCATGGCAGACCAGATGGATGAATCGGCGTTCGCCGACTGGGCCTTCCCTGGTCGCGGGCTGATCCGCGGGGAGGCGCTGGCGCGCTACGTGCGCGACAACACCGGTGGGCGGACCATCGAGCAGATGGTCGTGCCCCTGGGGATCGTCGCCACCGACCTGGACAGTGGGCAGCCCATCCTCTTCCAGCGTGGCGATGCCGGAACGGCGGTGCGGGCCTCGAGCTCGGTGCCGGCGGTCTTCACGCCGGTGAAGATCGGCACGCGTGAATATGTGGATGGGGGACTGGTTTCGCCCGTGCCGGTGCGTTTCGTCAAGCAGATGGGGGCCGAGCTGGTGATCGCGGTCGACATCTCGGCCATTCCCGATGGTGCGCCCACGGGCGACCCGATGCGCATGCTGCTGCAGACCTTCGCCATCATGGGCAAGAGCATCAACACCTTTGAGCTGCGCGAAGCCGACATCGTGCTGCGGCCCAAGCTTGCGGGTGTGTCGAGCGCCGACTTCTCGAACCGCAAGCGGTCGATACAGGCCGGGCGCGATGCGATGACCGCCGCCTTGGTCGAGCTGAAAGCCAAGCTCCTCGTCAAGGCGCGCTGA
- a CDS encoding histone deacetylase, with protein MKAFFADHVGLQLPPGHRFPFQKYGLLRERVAVDLPSLELHAAEAATEGELALAHEPHYIADVLQGHLSAQAQREIGFPWSPRMVERACRSVGATIAAARVALREGIGANLAGGTHHASADSGGGYCVFNDVAVAARLMQAEWHRAYRRLLRVAVIDLDVHQGNGTASIFRDDPTVFTLSMHGAKNFPFRKQPGDLDVDLPDGCGDADYLEALDAALEELWSRHGDHPPGLVFYLAGADPHEGDRLGRLKLSTEGLAERDRRVFDALLHRHIPVALSMAGGYGRDLADTVQVQINTLRLAEGHWQRWNNPRP; from the coding sequence ATGAAGGCTTTTTTCGCTGACCACGTGGGCCTCCAACTGCCGCCCGGGCATCGGTTTCCATTTCAGAAGTACGGGCTTCTGCGGGAACGTGTGGCGGTCGATCTTCCGTCCCTCGAGTTGCATGCGGCCGAAGCGGCGACCGAAGGCGAACTGGCCCTGGCGCACGAGCCGCACTACATCGCGGACGTGCTGCAAGGCCACCTGAGCGCGCAAGCACAGCGAGAGATCGGCTTTCCCTGGTCGCCGCGCATGGTGGAGCGGGCCTGCCGTTCGGTGGGCGCGACCATCGCTGCGGCACGTGTCGCGTTGCGCGAAGGCATCGGTGCCAACCTCGCCGGCGGCACCCACCACGCGAGCGCGGACAGCGGCGGCGGCTACTGTGTCTTCAACGACGTGGCCGTGGCCGCACGGTTGATGCAGGCCGAATGGCATCGCGCCTACCGGCGCTTGCTGCGTGTGGCCGTGATCGATCTCGACGTTCACCAGGGCAACGGCACGGCCTCGATCTTTCGCGATGACCCGACCGTGTTCACCTTGTCGATGCATGGGGCCAAGAACTTTCCGTTCCGCAAGCAGCCCGGAGACCTCGACGTCGACCTGCCCGATGGCTGCGGCGACGCCGACTATCTGGAAGCGCTGGACGCCGCGCTCGAGGAACTCTGGTCGCGTCATGGCGACCATCCGCCGGGCCTTGTCTTCTACCTGGCGGGCGCCGACCCGCACGAGGGCGATCGCCTCGGCCGCCTGAAGCTCAGCACCGAAGGCCTCGCCGAGCGCGACCGCCGTGTGTTCGATGCCCTGCTGCACCGGCACATCCCGGTGGCGCTGTCGATGGCGGGCGGCTACGGCCGCGACCTGGCCGACACGGTGCAGGTCCAGATCAACACGCTGCGCCTCGCCGAAGGACATTGGCAGCGATGGAACAATCCACGTCCATGA
- a CDS encoding phosphoadenylyl-sulfate reductase — MTAIALYDRLTPEFDRRVANAVAVLKQAAAEHPDKVVQSTSLGVEDMVLTDLIAKHQIPIAIGTLETGKLHAQTVALIPRIEERYGLKVEVYRPEADAVIHFVKNHGEKAMYESIDLRKGCCGIRKLEPLSRMLANRSAWVTGLRREQSNNRGDVPFSELDDKGRTKYQPLADWTWNDVWHYVAVNNVPYNPLHDEFMPSIGCEPCTRAIAVGEDFRAGRWWWEDEKAKECGLHVHGAEEAAVSMIGDRK, encoded by the coding sequence ATGACTGCCATCGCCCTCTACGACCGGCTCACGCCGGAGTTCGACCGCCGTGTCGCAAACGCAGTGGCGGTGCTGAAGCAGGCTGCTGCCGAGCACCCCGACAAGGTGGTGCAGTCCACAAGCCTCGGCGTGGAAGACATGGTGCTGACCGACCTCATCGCCAAGCACCAGATTCCCATTGCCATCGGCACGCTCGAAACCGGCAAGCTGCATGCACAGACCGTTGCGCTGATCCCGCGCATCGAAGAGCGCTACGGCCTGAAGGTCGAGGTCTACCGCCCCGAAGCCGATGCCGTCATCCATTTCGTCAAGAACCACGGCGAGAAGGCGATGTACGAAAGCATCGACCTGCGCAAGGGCTGCTGCGGCATCCGCAAGCTCGAGCCGCTGTCGCGCATGCTGGCGAACCGCAGCGCGTGGGTCACGGGCCTGCGCCGGGAGCAAAGCAACAACCGCGGCGACGTGCCCTTCAGCGAGCTCGACGACAAGGGCCGCACCAAGTACCAGCCGCTGGCCGACTGGACCTGGAACGACGTCTGGCACTACGTCGCGGTGAACAACGTGCCCTACAACCCGCTGCACGACGAGTTCATGCCCAGCATTGGTTGCGAGCCCTGCACACGCGCCATTGCCGTGGGCGAAGACTTCCGCGCCGGCCGCTGGTGGTGGGAAGACGAGAAGGCCAAGGAGTGCGGGTTGCATGTCCATGGCGCAGAAGAAGCTGCCGTTTCGATGATTGGAGATAGGAAATGA